The Caulobacter sp. 73W region GGGACGCCGCCTTGTGGTGCAGCGGGCGCGGGTCGATGGTCCGGTCGGCTTCGATCACCCCGATCTTGCCCTGCAGGCCGATGGCGGCGGCGACCGCCTCGAAGTGATCGGCGGTGTGGGTCAGGCTGGCGATGTAGGGCGGGTTCTCAAGACCCAGACGCTTGAGCTCCTCGGCCAGCGGCTTGGTGTGGTCGAACACGTGGTGGGCGCCCAGGTCGCGGACCCAAGCCTCCGTTTCCGGCCGCGATGCGCTGGCGGCGATGGTCAGCCTGGTCAGCCGGCGGGCGATCTGGATCATGGCCGAGCCGACCCCGCCCGCCCCGCCGATGATGATCAGGGCCTGGCCTTCGCCCTCGCCGGGTTTCACGCCGAAACGGTCGAACAGCAGCTCCCAGGCGGTGATGAAGGTCAGCGGCATGGCCGCCGCCTGCGCGAAGGACAAGGTCTTGGGCTTGCGGCCCACGATGCGCTCGTCGACCAGATGCAGCTCGGCGTTGGTGCCTGGGCGGCCGATGGCGCCGGCGTAAAACACTTCGTCGCCCGCCTTGAACAGAGTGACCTGTTCGCCCACTGCCTCGACCACGCCCGCGGCGTCGTAGCCCAGGATGCGGGCCTCGCCTTCCGGCGGCTGGGCGCTGCGACGCACCTTGGTGTCGACCGGGTTCACCGATACCGCCTGCACCCGGACCAGAATGTCGTGGCCGCTCGCGACGGGCGCGGGGAGCTCCAGATCGATCAGGGCGTCGGGGGCGTCGATGGGGGAGGGGGCGCGGAATCCGACGGCTTTCATTTCGGTGTCTCCTGAAGCGGCTTCATCGCCGTCGACGGACAGATCGCCTTACGCTACGATATGCGCAAGTACGGTACTTTTCTGTATGTAGTACCCATTTGTATACTATTGGCTTGGCCGGACCCATGAACGATCCCAAGGAATGCGGCGTCGAAGCGACGCTGGACCTCATCGGGGGCAAGTGGAAGGGCGTGATCCTGTACCACCTGCTGGGCGGGCGCATGCGCTTCAACGTACTCAGCCGCCGCTTGGGCGCGATCACCCAGCGGATGCTGACAAAGCAGCTTCGAGAGCTGGAGGGCGCGGGACTGATCATCCGCACCGTCTATGCCGAGGTGCCGCCGCGGGTGGAGTATTCCCTGTCGGCGCGGGGGGAGAGCCTGAAACCTGTGATCCTGGCGCTGAAGGCCTGGGGTGACGAGAACGTTCTGGCGTCCCAGGCCCTGAAGGCCGGTTGAGCCGATGACCGTCGCGCTGTTCACCCACTCTGACATGCTCGACCACCAGCCAGGCCACGGCCATGCCGAGCGGCCGGAGCGCCTGCGAGCGGTGATCGACGCGTTGCGGGACGACGCCAGTCTCGACCTGGAGGTCAACGAAGCGCCACTGGCCGATCCGGCGGACCTCAAGCGGGTGCACCCCGCCGGCTATGTCGATGACATTTTCGCCGCCGCACCCCGCACGGGAAGACACGCCCTCGATCCCGACACGGTGCTGTCGCCCGGCAGCCTGACCGCCGCGCGCCGCGCCGCGGGGGCGGCGGTGGAAGCTGTCCGCGCCGTGGCGGCGGGGCGGATCGAGCGCGCCTTTTGCGCCGTGCGCCCGCCTGGCCATCATGCCGAGCCGGATGCGGCGATGGGCTTTTGCGTCTTTTCCAACGTGGCCGTCGCAGCGCGAGCAGCTCAGGCGGCCGGGATGGCGCGGGTGGCGGTGGTCGATTTCGACGTCCACCACGGCAACGGCACCCAGGCGGCGTTCGAGCACGACCCCAGCCTGTTCCTGGCCTCCATCCACCAGTCGCCGCTCTATCCGGGCACAGGCGATCCATCGGAGCGGGGAATCGGCAACATCGCCAACGCCGTCGTGCCGCCCCATGCGCCGCGAGAGCTGTGGCGCAGCAGATTCGAGGCGCTGATGGACCCGTTGGACGCCTTCGCGCCGGACCTGATCATCATATCGGCCGGATTCGACGCCCACGCCCGTGATCCGCTGGCCAGTCAGTCGCTGGAAGAGGCGGATTTCGCCTGGGCGACGAGGGCGATCGTCTCCATCGCTGCGAACCGTTCGCGGCGACGTATTGTCTCATCGCTCGAGGGCGGTTACGACCTAGAGGCTCTGGGGCGATCCGCCCTGGCCCATGTTCGGGCGCTTCAGGAGGGGTGAGGAAGGGCGAGGCTGCTTCGGCGGCTGATCTTTCCGGTGATTATGGCTGACGCTTCGACCGCCGATCACGGGCGCGTCCCCGCCCGATCGGGGAGCATCACCCTCGTCCGTCATGGCGAGCCCGCGATCTCGCGCAAGGTGCGCTTCAACGCCGCCAGCTACGGCCAGTGGTGGACCGAAGCCTACGAGCCCGGCGGCCTGCGCGCCGGCCAAAAGCCGCCGGCCGAACTGATCGAGGCCGCCGCCCGCGCAGGCACGATCATCGCCTCGACCCGCGTCCGCTCCATCGAGAGCGCCACCCTGCTGGCCGGCGGCCGCGCCTTCGCCCAGGATCCGCTGTTCATCGAGGCGCCCCTGCCGGGACCGCCGTGGCCGTCCTGGGTCAAGCTGTCGCCGAAGACGTGGGGCTTCTGGTCCCGCTTCTGGTGGTGGTTCCTCGACCACCACGACGGCCAGGAGAACCGCAAGCAGGCCGAGCAGCGCGCCGATGAGGCCGCCGCCGTCTTGGAAGGTTTCGCCGACGCCGGCCAGGACGTGATGCTGGTGGCGCACGGCTTCTTCAATGTCATGATCGGCCGGGCCCTGGCCAAGCGCCGGTGGCGCAAGGTCAGCGACGGCGGGTTCCGCTACTGGAACGCCAAGCGCTATCAGCGTTAGACGCCTTCCGGCGTTGCCCCGCCCGCGCCGCCTGACTAGGGTGGCGGCTTATTTCGAGCACCAGAGTTCCCATGACCGACGCCGCAGACCTGTCGGGCCTGTCCTTCGAACAGGCCCTCGCCGAGCTGGAGAAGATCGTCTCCGAGCTGGAATCCGGCCAGGCGCCTCTGGAGCGGTCGATCGACATCTATGAGCGCGGCGCGGCCCTGAAGGCCCACTGCGAGAAGAAACTCGAAGCCGCGCGCCTGCGCGTGGAGAAGGTCGTCCTGGGCGCCGGCGGCGCGACGGGCGTCGAGCCGGCGGAATTCGCCTGATGGGAGGGCGCGCGCCGGAGATCACCTTCGACGACTTCGCCAAGGTCGATATCCGCCTGGGCACGATCGTGAACGCCGAACCCTTTCCCGAAGCGCGCAAGCCGGCCTTCAAGCTGACCGTCGATTTCGGCGCCGAGATCGGGACCAAGCGGTCCTCCGCCCAGGTCACCCAGCTCTACAGCGCCGAACAGCTGGTCGGCCGCCGCGTGGCCGCTGTCGTCAATTTCCCCCCGCGCCAGATCGGCCCGATGATGTCGGAAGTCCTCTGCCTCGGCTTCCCCGACAACAATGGCGCGGTGGTGCTGCTGGACGTGGATCGCGACGCCCCTGACGGCGGGAGGCTGTTTTGAACGCCATGCCCGCCAAGAGCCTTGAACAGCGCCTCGTCGAGGCGGCAGATCTCGTCACCGTCGCGCTGGACGCCCTGCTGCCGCGCGCCGACGGGCCGGAATCGCGCCTGACCGAGGCCATGCGGTACGCAGCGCTTGGTCCGGGCAAGCGCCTGCGTCCGTTCTTCGCCCTCGAGACGGCGAAGATGTTCGATCTGGAGGAGCGGCCCGTGCTCCGCGCCGCCTGCGCGCTGGAGTGCATCCACGCCTACAGCCTGGTTCATGACGACCTGCCATGCATGGACGACGACGACATGCGCCGCGGCCGTCCCACCGTGCACAAGGCTTATGACGAGGCGACCGCGGTCCTGGCCGGTGATTCCCTGCAGACGGCCGCCTTCGAGATCCTGGCGCATCCCGACACCCACGACGACGCCCACATCCGCACCCAGCTGATCGCCCGGCTGGCGGTGGCTTCGGGCGCCAAGGGGATGTGCGGCGGACAGATGATCGACCTGCTGGGCGTGCGTGACGATCTTGGCGCGGTGGCCCGCATGCAGCGCCTGAAGACCGGCGCGCTGATCGCCTATTCCTTCGAGATTCCGCTGATCCTGGCCCGGGCCAAGGACGCCGAACGCTCGGCCCTGATGGCCTTCGCCCAGGACCTGGGGCTGGCCTACCAGATCGTCGACGATCTGCTGGATGTCGAGGGCGACCAGGACCTGCTGGGCAAGGCCGCCGGCGGCAAGGACGCCGCCAAGGGCAAGGCCAACTACGTCACCCTGCTGGGCGTCGACGCCGCCAAGGAACGGGTGGAGCTATTGGCCGCACAGACCAAGGCGCACCTTGATCTGTTTGGCGAAGCGGCCGGAACCCTGCGCGAAAGCGTTGATTTCGTACTGGATCGTCGCCGCTGACGCTGCGTCAGCGCTCGCTTCGCGCTTCCGGACGGATTAGATAAGCCAAATGTCATCCACGCCGCTTCTAGATCGCGTCTCCTCGCCCGCCGACACCCGCGGGCTTTCCCTGGCAGAGCTGAAGCAGCTCGCCGACGAGGTGCGCAGCCAGACCATCGACGCCGTCTCCGTGACCGGAGGCCACCTGGGCGCCGGCCTGGGCGTGGTCGAACTCACCGTGGCCCTGCACCATGTGTTCGATACGCCCAAGGACATCCTGATCTGGGACGTCGGCCACCAGGCCTATCCGCACAAGATTCTCACGGGCCGCCGCGACCGCATCAAGACGCTACGCCAGGGCGGGGGGCTGTCGGGCTTCACCAAGCGCGCCGAGAGCGAATACGACCCGTTCGGCGCCGCCCACGCGGCCACCTCGATTTCCGCCGCGCTCGGCTTCTGCGCCGCCCGCGACGCCAAGGGTGAGGACAACAACGTCATCGCCGTGATCGGCGACGGCTCCATGAGCGCGGGCATGGCCTATGAGGCCATGAACGCCGCCTGCGACACCACCAAGCGTCTGATCGTGGTGCTGAACGACAACGACATGTCGATCGCGCCCCCGGTCGGCGGCATGAGCGCCTATCTGGCCAAACTGGTCAGCGGCGGCGCCTATCGCCGTGTCCGCCAGATCGGCAAGAACGTGGTCGAGCACCTGCCGCGCCCGCTGCAGTCCGTGGCCCGCAAGGCCGAGGAATACGCCCGCGGCATGGTCACTGGCGGGACCTTCTTCGAGGAGCTGGGCTTCTACTATATCGGCCCGATCGACGGTCACGACCTCGACGCCCTGGTGCCTGTGCTGAAGAACGCCCGCGAGTTCCAGGACAAGCCGGTTCTGGTCCATGTCGTGACGCAAAAGGGCAAGGGCTACGCCCCGGCCGAGAACGCCGCCGACAAGTACCACGGCGTCGTCAAATTCGACGTGGTCACCGGCCAGCAAGCCAAGGCCGCCGCCGCGGCCCCCAGCTACACCAAGGTCTTCGCCGAAGCCCTGATCAAGGAAGCGGAGAAGGACGACAAGATCGTCGCCATCACCGCGGCCATGCCGTCGGGCACGGGTCTTGACCTGTTCGGCAAGCAATTCCCGCAGCGGACCTTCGACGTGGGCATCGCCGAGCAGCACGCGGTGACCTTCGCCGCCGGCCTCGCCGCCGACGGCATGAAGCCGTTCACGGCCATCTACTCGACCTTCCTGCAACGCGGTTACGATCAGGTCGTCCACGACGTGGCGATCCAGCGCCTGCCGGTGCGTTTCGCCATGGACCGCGCCGGTCTGGTCGGCGCCGACGGCCCGACCCACGCCGGGACCTTCGACATCGGCTTCATGGGCGCGCTGCCCGGCATGGTGCTGATGGCCGCCGCCGACGAGGTGGAACTGGCCCGCATGGTCGCCACCGCCGCCGCCATCGACGACCGCCCGAGCGCCTTCCGCTATCCGCGCGGCGAGGGCTGGGGTCTGGAGATGCCCGCGGTGCTGGAGCCTCTGGAGATCGGCAAGGGCCGCATCGTCCGCGAGGGCACGGCCGTCGCCATCCTCTCCTTCGGCACACGCCTGGATGAATCGCTGAAGGCCGCCGACCTGCTGGCCGCGCGCGGCCTGTCCGCCACCGTCGCCGACGCCCGCTTCGCCAAGCCGCTGGATATCGACCTGATCCTTCGTCTCGCCCGCGAGCACGAGGCCCTGATCACTGTCGAGGAAGGCGCCATGGGCGGCTTTGGCGCCTTCGTGCTGCAGGCCCTGGCCGAGCACGGCGCGCTGGATCGTGGCCTGAAGGTGCGGACCCTGGTCCTGCCCGACGTCTTCCAGGATCAGGACAAGCCTGACCTCATGTACGCCGAAGCCGGCCTAGACGCAGCCGGCATCGCCGCCGGGGCCCTGGCGGCCCTTGGCGTCAGCAACAGCGCGACGGCGGGGCGGCGGGCCTAGGCGGCCTTGCCGCAACTGCGGAAGAACTGGGTCACATCGGCCCGGTCATTTTTGCCGGCCTTGAGATTGAAGCGGCGGCCCTGGTTCACGACGGCCAGGTCGCCGGTGCGGTCGAAGCTGGACAGGGCGGCGCCGTCGGCGCGGCTGGACGCCTCGATCAGCTGAGCGCCGCTCATCATGTCCGGCACGGAGCGGCCGACGACACGTTCCTGGGTCTTGCGCGAGATGAGGATGAACTCGGGCTTCTTGTCCGCCGAGATCATCGACAGGTCGACGGTCCGCGAGCCCGGCTTGCAGGTCATCATCAGCAGGATGGCGTCGCTGTTGGGCAGGCCATAGGCCAGCTTGGCGCCCTCGCTCTGGTTCTCCAGGTAGATCCAGCTGTAGCCGGCGGCGGTCTCGCCGCGGTCATGCGCGCAGGCGCCAAGGCCCAGAACAGCCAGAACCATCAATGCCGAAAGCCGTCGCTTCATGACGCGCCTCCCTTCGATAGAGAGAACGCACCATGAAAGGGTCGGTTCTGGATTGGATCAGAACGGCGAGAACTTCTCCACCAGCGCCTGGCCGGCCGGCGTGCGCTGCACGCGGCTGATATCGCCGCGGCCGCCATAGCTGATACGGGCCTCGGCGATCTGCGTGTGCTTGATCGTGTTGGTGCTGGAGATGTCCTCCGGGCGCACGATGCCGGCCACCGTCAGCTGGCGCAGTTCGGCGTTGGTGCGCACCTCCTGGGTGCCCTGGATCACCATGTTGCCGTTGGGCAGCAGGGCCGTGACCGTCGCGGCCACGGTCAGGTTGATCTGCTCGGCCCGGTTCACCGCGCCTTGACCCTGCATGCTGGTGGCGGAGTTGGTGTTGACGGCGTTGGCCGGGTCGTAGCCGCCCGGCAGGATACGGCCCAGGCTGGATTCCAGGCCCAGGAAGTTGGGCACGCCCACCTTGGAGGTCGAGCCGCGCGAGGCGCTGGTCTGGTTCTGGGTGCGGGCGCTGTCGGCGATCTGGATGTTCACCGTCAGGATGTCGCCGACCCGGCTGGCGCGCTGGTCGTTGAAGAAGCTGCGGGCGCCCACGCGCCAAAGCGAGTTGGCCGACGCCGCTTGCGGCGCGTAGCGCGGCGGGGCCAGGGCCATCACTTCCTGCTGCTGCGGGATCAGGGCGGCGGGATAGCCGATCTGGCTGAGGTTGGGGCCCTTCACCGTGTCCACCACTGTGGAGCAGGCGGCGAGCGGAGCGATCAGGGCGAGGGCGGCGATCGGCGACAGACGCATCGGAATGGCTCTCTTAACGGGCGGCGTAACGGTTGGAGGCGACGGCCTGGCGAGCGGACGGTCCGATCACGGCCTGACCGGGGCCGATGGCCACGGCTTCGATGATCTTCTTGGAGGCGGGGTTCTGCAGCTTCACCCACTGGCCTTCGGCGGCGGCGCTCATGGCCTTGGTCTGCATCGACAGGGTGATCTGGCCGTCGGACCAGGCCAGATCGACGACGTCGCCGCTGCGGATCACCTGCTGGACCGCTACGGGACGAACCATCGCCTGAGCGGTGGCGGCTTCAGCTTCCACGGGGACGGAGCGGACGATGACCCGGCGCAGGCCGCGGTCGTTGGCCCACTGGAGCCCCGCGCGATGAGCGGCGACCTGAACGACGCCGGCCTCCAGCACGGCGCTGGGGCCGACGCGCTTGCCGACCACGACGTCGGCGGCCGCGCCGGCGCCGTCGAACAGGTCGCCCAGGGTGATCTGACCGTCCAGGTCGATGACCTGCTCGCGCAGTACGACGGGAGCGGCCAGGGCGGGACCGGCGATCAGGGCGGCGGCGAGGCCGATAAGCAGGGTGCGGGTCATACGCTTACGACTTCAGCTGGGAGGTGGCTTGCAGCATCTGGTCGGCCGAGCTGATGACCTTCGAGTTCATCTCGTAGGCGCGCTGGGCGACGATCAGGGCGGTGATCTCGCTGACGGAGTCCACGTTCGAGGCTTCGGTGTAGCCTTGCAGCAGCGAGCCGACGCCCACCGAATTGGGCTGGCCCACCACCGCTTGCCCGGAGGCGGCGGTTTCCATGAACAGGTTGTCGCCGATGGCGTCGAGGCCGGCGTCGTTGACGAAGGTCGCCAGTTCCAGCTGACCCACCACTTCCGGCTCGGCGGCGTTGTCGCCGCGGATCACCTGGACCTGACCGGCCTTGGAGATCTGGATGTCCTTGGCGTCTTCCGGGATCGTGACGCCCGGCTGCACCTGATAGCCGTCCTCGGTCACCAGGCGGCCCTGATCATCGGTCGAGAAGTTGCCGGCGCGGGTGTAGGCCGTCTCGCCCGACGGCAGCAGCACCTGGAAATAGCCGCGGCCCTGAATCGCCATGTCGAGCGGCTTCTGGGTCTGGCTCATCGTGCCCTGCTGGGTGATGCGGTAGACCGAGCCGGCCTTGACGCCGGCGCCGACCTGAACGCCGGTCGGGACGATGTTGCCCTGGTCGGACGACTGCGTGCCGGCGCGCTCGATCGTCTGGTAGAGCAGGTCCTGGAATTCGGCTCGCTGACGCTTGAAGCCGATGGTGTTCATGTTGGCGATGTTGTTCGAGATGACCTCGACGTTCAGCTGCTGGGCGGCCATGCCCGTGGCTGCGGTGCGGAGCGCTTGCATCTAGGTCTTCCCTTAGTTCGTACGGCCCAGGCGCTCGATCGAGCGCCGGGACAGGTCGTTGTTGTCGCCGACGAGCTTGGACGAGCGCTCGTAGGCGCGGGTCACTTCAATCAGACGGGTGATCTCCACGACCTGCTGGACGTTGGAGCCCTCCACCATGCCCTGCTGCACGAGCGCGTCGGCGGCTGCGATGGGCTGGGCGTTGGAGGTGTTGCGGAAGAGGTTGTCCCCTTCCTTGGAGAGGGCCGAGCGGTCCTCGAACTGCACCACCGCCAGGCGGCCGACATTGACGGCCTGCCCGGTGACCGCATTGGTCTGGCTGATGGTGCCGTCCTTGCCGATCGTGATCTCGCCCTGGGCGGGATCGATATTGATCTGGGCGTTGCCCGGGCCGGTGACCGGATGGCCCTGCTGGGTGACCAGGATGCCTTGCGGGTTCAGGGTGAAACGACCGTCGCGGGTGTAGCGCGCTTCACCGCCCGGCCCCTGCACCGAGAAGAAGCCCTGACCGTCGATGGCGACGTCGAACGTCCCGCCGGTCTTGCGCAGCGGGCCCTGACCGAAGTCGCGGGTGATGCCATCGTCGATGACGAACTTCACCGGCCCCTGGACCTGAGCGGTGCGGGCCTTGCCGGCCGCCTCGGTCTTGACCAGCAGCTCCTCGACCTTGAAGCCGGCCGTGTCCGCGTTGGCGATGTTGTTCGCCACGATGTCGAGTTCTCGCCGCAGCGTCATCTGACGCGACAGGCTGAGATACATCGCGTTGTCCATCGAAGCCTCCGACCCGGCGCCGCAGCGCGCCTTTCACTCGTCGTCGGCTATGCAAATGCCGGGCCAGTTCCAAAAGCCGAATAAAATCAGCGATAAAAATAGTTAACGACGCGCGCTGCGACAAACTTGCCGAGCGGCCAATCAGGCGAGGAAAAACAGATCGTTAACCAAGCTGCGTGAATAGAGAGTGGGACGATGCCAAGGAGCCGCGCGTGGCCAAGGACAAGGGCGAAGAGCCCGAAGACGCTATCGAAGATGGCGAAGAAGGGGCCGAGGGCGCAAAGCCCAAGAAGAAGCTCCCGCTTCTGATCATCATCATCGTGGCCGCCGTCCTGGTTCTGGGCGGGGGCGGCGCGGCCGCGTTCTTTCTTTTGAAGCCCAAACCCGAAGGCGAGCACGCCGAGGGCAAGGAGCCGAAGAAGGAGGAAAAGAAGAAAGAAGAAAAGAAGGCCGAGGGGGAAGAGGGCGCCAAGGCCGAGGGGGCCGAAGCCGGCGAGGTCGGCACGATCCGCGAAGGACCGGACGGCGTGGTGTATTACACTCTGCCCAACGTCATCGTGAACATGCAGTCGGCGGAGGGGCGTCCGTCCTTCCTGAAGCTGAAGCTTACTCTGGAGCTCGCCGACGCCGCGACAGCCGAGACGCTGACGCCGAATCTGCCGAGACTCCAGGACATGTTCCAGTCGTTCCTGCGCGAGCTGCGCCCTGAAGATCTGTCCGGCAGCCAAGGCAGCTATCAGCTTCGCATGGAGATCCAGCGGCGCGTGAACCTGGTCATCGCCCCGGCGCAGGTGAAGGCCGTCCTGATCGAGGAGATGCTGATCAACTAGGGCTCGCCCTGGCTGGCATTCACCCGATGGCTGACGAGATCGACGACGACGCCATGGCCCAGTGGGCCGCCGACAACGCCACCGGCGAACTGCCGGGGGGCGATGACGGCTGGACGGGCCTCGACGATCTCGGCGGCGGCGGCGACGGGATGATGGGCGCCGAGCGCATCCTGAACCAGGACGAGATCGACAGCCTGCTTGGTTTCGACTTCTCGACCGACAATGACGACGACCGCACCGGCATCCGGGCGATCATCAACTCGGCCCTGGTCTCCTACGAGCGTCTGCCGATGCTCGAAATCGTCTTCGACCGCCTGGTGCGGTTGATGACGACCAGCCTGCGTAACTTCACCAGCGACAACGTCGAGGTCAGCCTCGACAACATCAGCTCGATCCGTTTCGGCGACTACCTCAACTCGATCCCCCTGCCGGCCATCCTGTCGGTGTTCCGGGCCGAGGAGCTGGACAACTACGGCCTGCTGACGGTCGACTCCAACCTGATCTACTCGATCGTGGACGTGCTGCTGGGCGGCCGCCGCGGCACCGCCGCCATGCGCATCGAAGGGCGTCCCTACACCACGATCGAGCGCGTGCTGGTCCAGCGGATGGTCGAGGTCGTGCTGCAGGACGCCAAGACCGCGTTCGAGCCGCTGCATCCGGTCAACTTCACCCTCGACCGCCTCGAGACCAACCCGCGCTTCGCCGCCATCGCCCGGCCGGCCAACGCCGCGATCCTGGTCAAGCTGCGCATCGACATGGAAGACCGCGGCGGCCGCATTGAGCTGCTGCTGCCCTACGCGACCCTCGAGCCCATCCGGAAGATGCTGCTGCAGCAGTTCATGGGTGAGAAGTTCGGCCGCGACAACATCTGGGAAGGCCACTTGGCCACGGAGCTCTGGACCACCCAGATGGAGGTCCGCGCCGTGCTCGACGAGCAGCAGGTGGACCTGCGCAAGGTGCTCGACCTGAAGGTGGGCGACACCATCATGCTCAACGCCACGCCCGACAGCCTGGTGGAGCTGCGCTCGGGCTCGATCCCGCTGACGCGCGGCCGCATGGGCCGGCGCAACCACAACATCGCCGTGCGCTGCGAGGCGGCGCTCGGTCCCTCGGCCCGCAAGGCCGTCCAGAAGATCAAGTGAGGGCCAGGCCATGACCCTCGCCGGCGTCGCCCTTCAGATCCTGTTCGCGGTCCTGCTGATCGTGGCGCTGGTGTTCGGCATGCGCCTTGAGCGCCGGCTGAAGGCGCTGAAAGAAAGCCACGAGGGCTTCGCCAAGGCCGTGGTCGATCTGGACGCCGCCGCCCAGCGCGCCGAGCAGGGACTGGCCGATCTGCGCGCCGCCACCGACGAGGCGGCCGAGCAACTGGCCGACCGCATCGACAAGGCCCGCGCCCTGACCGCCAAGCTCGACAAGTCCATGGCCCAGGCAACGCGCGGCGAAAGCGCTCGCGTCGCCAGCAACCGCC contains the following coding sequences:
- a CDS encoding flagellar basal body-associated FliL family protein; the encoded protein is MAKDKGEEPEDAIEDGEEGAEGAKPKKKLPLLIIIIVAAVLVLGGGGAAAFFLLKPKPEGEHAEGKEPKKEEKKKEEKKAEGEEGAKAEGAEAGEVGTIREGPDGVVYYTLPNVIVNMQSAEGRPSFLKLKLTLELADAATAETLTPNLPRLQDMFQSFLRELRPEDLSGSQGSYQLRMEIQRRVNLVIAPAQVKAVLIEEMLIN
- the fliM gene encoding flagellar motor switch protein FliM, giving the protein MADEIDDDAMAQWAADNATGELPGGDDGWTGLDDLGGGGDGMMGAERILNQDEIDSLLGFDFSTDNDDDRTGIRAIINSALVSYERLPMLEIVFDRLVRLMTTSLRNFTSDNVEVSLDNISSIRFGDYLNSIPLPAILSVFRAEELDNYGLLTVDSNLIYSIVDVLLGGRRGTAAMRIEGRPYTTIERVLVQRMVEVVLQDAKTAFEPLHPVNFTLDRLETNPRFAAIARPANAAILVKLRIDMEDRGGRIELLLPYATLEPIRKMLLQQFMGEKFGRDNIWEGHLATELWTTQMEVRAVLDEQQVDLRKVLDLKVGDTIMLNATPDSLVELRSGSIPLTRGRMGRRNHNIAVRCEAALGPSARKAVQKIK
- a CDS encoding DUF6468 domain-containing protein; translation: MTLAGVALQILFAVLLIVALVFGMRLERRLKALKESHEGFAKAVVDLDAAAQRAEQGLADLRAATDEAAEQLADRIDKARALTAKLDKSMAQATRGESARVASNRPPPGPPMTRARAAFAAVDRPPPAPPVETPRSRPRGDDDDLFDPPAGSGGFGVRPGGRR